From Streptomyces sp. TLI_053, a single genomic window includes:
- a CDS encoding polysaccharide deacetylase family protein encodes MNRHVRSRTTVYAAGALALLAAATGCTSDAGSGAASAALVPASGSPAGGAAAVPSRSAGPSPTASPTASPTGGGPAAGDAAAWAKWHLAPLPPAPPAPADKPVKLARTGPVPVFSEVKTSDKVVFVTIDDGAEKDPKFVEMLTDLKVPVSMFLTRDIVKDDYGYFKRLQALGNHVHNHTVDHAQLSKVPPEKQKSEICDAQAALTQQYGTPPLLFRPPYGDGANTPALNTAVQQCGPRAVVLWRESMQIHDMQYQAADNKLRAGDIVLAHFRGPKDLKGETMTQMFGELLARIQEQGFAVARLEDYIEAPAA; translated from the coding sequence GTGAACAGGCACGTACGGAGCAGGACGACGGTGTACGCGGCGGGGGCGCTCGCCCTGCTGGCCGCGGCCACCGGGTGCACGAGCGACGCCGGCAGCGGCGCGGCCTCGGCCGCGCTGGTCCCGGCGAGCGGTTCCCCGGCGGGCGGTGCCGCGGCGGTCCCGTCCCGGTCCGCGGGCCCGTCGCCGACCGCCTCCCCGACCGCCTCCCCGACCGGGGGCGGCCCCGCCGCCGGGGACGCCGCGGCCTGGGCGAAGTGGCACCTCGCGCCGCTGCCGCCGGCGCCGCCCGCACCCGCCGACAAGCCGGTGAAGCTCGCCCGGACCGGGCCGGTCCCGGTGTTCAGCGAGGTGAAGACCTCCGACAAGGTCGTCTTCGTCACCATCGACGACGGTGCCGAGAAGGACCCGAAGTTCGTCGAGATGCTGACCGACCTCAAGGTGCCGGTGTCGATGTTCCTGACCCGCGACATCGTCAAGGACGACTACGGCTACTTCAAGCGCCTCCAGGCCCTCGGCAACCACGTCCACAACCACACCGTGGACCACGCCCAGCTGAGCAAGGTGCCGCCGGAGAAGCAGAAGTCCGAGATCTGCGACGCCCAGGCTGCGCTCACCCAGCAGTACGGCACCCCGCCGCTGCTGTTCCGCCCGCCGTACGGGGACGGCGCCAACACGCCCGCGCTCAACACCGCGGTGCAGCAGTGCGGGCCGAGGGCGGTCGTGCTGTGGCGCGAGTCGATGCAGATCCACGACATGCAGTACCAGGCCGCGGACAATAAGCTGCGGGCCGGCGACATCGTGCTCGCCCACTTCCGGGGCCCGAAGGACCTCAAGGGCGAGACGATGACGCAGATGTTCGGCGAGCTGCTGGCCCGGATCCAGGAGCAGGGCTTCGCGGTGGCCCGGCTGGAGGACTACATCGAGGCGCCGGCCGCCTGA
- the shbA gene encoding RNA polymerase sigma factor ShbA, with protein MRDDVTGSPGEADPVEAEPSAPGPGPVYADPADGPGALAALVAAAVRGEGPAIDALLAHVHPLALRYCRGRLVRLPGGARHHVDDLAQEVCVAVLCALPRYRDLGRPFEAFVYGIAAHKIADLQRAAMRGPGPTVVPQDDLPEVPDDALGPEERALLSSDAAWAKELLSNLPARQRELVLLRVAAGLSAEETGEVLGMSPGAVRVAQHRALSRLRALAEESS; from the coding sequence ATGCGTGACGACGTGACCGGGTCTCCCGGTGAGGCGGACCCGGTGGAGGCCGAGCCCTCCGCGCCCGGGCCCGGCCCGGTGTACGCGGACCCGGCCGACGGGCCGGGCGCGCTCGCCGCGCTGGTCGCGGCCGCCGTCCGCGGCGAGGGCCCGGCGATCGACGCCCTGCTCGCCCACGTCCACCCGCTGGCGCTGCGCTACTGCCGCGGCCGGCTGGTCCGGCTGCCCGGCGGCGCCCGGCACCACGTCGACGACCTCGCCCAGGAGGTCTGCGTGGCGGTGCTCTGCGCGCTGCCCCGCTACCGGGACCTGGGCCGCCCGTTCGAGGCCTTCGTCTACGGGATCGCGGCGCACAAGATCGCCGACCTGCAGCGGGCCGCGATGCGCGGACCCGGACCGACCGTGGTCCCGCAGGACGACCTGCCGGAGGTCCCGGACGACGCGCTCGGCCCGGAGGAGCGGGCGCTGCTCAGCAGCGACGCCGCGTGGGCCAAGGAACTGCTCTCCAACCTGCCGGCCCGGCAGCGCGAGCTGGTGCTGCTGCGGGTGGCCGCCGGGCTCTCGGCGGAGGAGACCGGCGAGGTGCTCGGCATGTCGCCGGGTGCGGTCCGGGTCGCCCAGCACCGTGCCCTCAGCCGTCTCCGCGCGCTGGCGGAGGAGTCCTCCTAG
- a CDS encoding WhiB family transcriptional regulator: MADFSRLPGPNADLWDWQLSAACRGVDSSLFFHPEGERGAARSSREASAKEVCTRCPVRTECAAHALAVREPYGVWGGLTEDEREELMGRSRHRLVEVPLVAPGVSQQ, encoded by the coding sequence ATGGCAGATTTCTCCCGCCTCCCCGGCCCCAACGCGGATCTCTGGGACTGGCAGCTCTCCGCAGCCTGCCGCGGCGTGGACAGCTCCCTCTTCTTCCACCCCGAGGGAGAGCGCGGCGCCGCCCGCAGTTCACGCGAAGCCAGCGCCAAGGAGGTCTGCACCCGCTGCCCGGTCCGCACCGAGTGCGCCGCCCACGCCCTGGCGGTCCGCGAGCCGTACGGCGTGTGGGGAGGACTCACCGAGGACGAGCGCGAGGAGCTGATGGGCCGCTCGCGCCACCGCCTGGTGGAGGTGCCGCTGGTCGCTCCGGGCGTGTCGCAGCAGTAG
- the groL gene encoding chaperonin GroEL (60 kDa chaperone family; promotes refolding of misfolded polypeptides especially under stressful conditions; forms two stacked rings of heptamers to form a barrel-shaped 14mer; ends can be capped by GroES; misfolded proteins enter the barrel where they are refolded when GroES binds), whose protein sequence is MAKILQFDEDARRSLERGVNKLADTVKVTIGPKGRNVVIDKKFGAPTITNDGVTIAREVELDDPYENLGAQLVKEVATKTNDVAGDGTTTATVLAQALVNEGLRNVAAGAGPAALKKGIDKAVAAVSEHLLSVAREIEGKDDVAAVASLSAQDTQVGELIAEAIDKVGKDGVITVEESNTFGVELDFTEGMQFDKGYLSPYFVTDAERQEAVLEDPYILINQGKISSIQELLPLLEKILQGGTSRPLLIIAEDVDGEALSTLVVNKIRGTFNAVAVKAPGFGDRRKAILGDLAVLTGGTVISEEVGLKLDQAGLDVLGSARRVTVTKDETIVVDGAGDSEAVTGRVAQIKGEIANTDSDWDREKLQERLAKLAGGVCVIRVGAATEVELKERKHRLEDAISATRAAVEEGIVAGGGASLVHAAKVLDGGLGLSGDEATGVAVVRKALHEPLRWIAQNAGLEGYVITSKVSELELGQGYNAATGEYGDLVKAGVIDPVKVTRSALENAASIASLLLTTETLVVEKKEEEADAGHSHGGHGHSH, encoded by the coding sequence ATGGCGAAGATCCTGCAGTTCGACGAGGACGCCCGCCGCTCGCTCGAGCGCGGTGTCAACAAGCTGGCCGACACCGTCAAGGTGACCATCGGCCCCAAGGGCCGCAACGTCGTCATCGACAAGAAGTTCGGCGCCCCGACCATCACCAACGACGGTGTCACCATCGCCCGTGAGGTCGAGCTCGACGACCCGTACGAGAACCTTGGCGCGCAGCTCGTCAAGGAGGTCGCCACCAAGACCAACGACGTCGCGGGCGACGGCACCACCACCGCCACCGTGCTGGCCCAGGCCCTGGTCAACGAGGGTCTGCGCAACGTCGCCGCGGGCGCCGGCCCGGCCGCCCTGAAGAAGGGCATCGACAAGGCCGTCGCCGCCGTCTCCGAGCACCTGCTGTCGGTCGCCCGCGAGATCGAGGGCAAGGACGACGTCGCCGCCGTCGCGAGCCTCTCCGCCCAGGACACCCAGGTCGGCGAGCTGATCGCCGAGGCGATCGACAAGGTCGGCAAGGACGGTGTCATCACCGTCGAGGAGTCGAACACCTTCGGCGTGGAGCTGGACTTCACCGAGGGCATGCAGTTCGACAAGGGCTACCTGTCGCCGTACTTCGTCACCGACGCGGAGCGGCAGGAGGCGGTCCTCGAGGACCCGTACATCCTGATCAACCAGGGCAAGATCTCCTCCATCCAGGAGCTGCTGCCGCTGCTGGAGAAGATCCTGCAGGGCGGCACCTCCCGCCCGCTGCTGATCATCGCCGAGGACGTCGACGGCGAGGCGCTGTCCACCCTCGTGGTGAACAAGATCCGCGGCACCTTCAACGCGGTGGCCGTCAAGGCCCCGGGCTTCGGCGACCGCCGCAAGGCGATCCTCGGCGACCTGGCCGTCCTCACCGGCGGCACCGTGATCTCCGAGGAGGTCGGCCTCAAGCTCGACCAGGCCGGTCTGGACGTGCTGGGCTCCGCCCGCCGCGTGACCGTCACCAAGGACGAGACGATCGTCGTCGACGGCGCCGGTGACTCCGAGGCCGTGACCGGCCGCGTCGCCCAGATCAAGGGCGAGATCGCCAACACCGACTCGGACTGGGACCGCGAGAAGCTGCAGGAGCGCCTGGCCAAGCTGGCCGGCGGCGTCTGCGTCATCCGCGTCGGTGCCGCCACCGAGGTGGAGCTGAAGGAGCGCAAGCACCGTCTCGAGGACGCCATCTCGGCGACCCGTGCCGCGGTCGAGGAGGGCATCGTCGCCGGTGGTGGCGCCTCCCTGGTGCACGCCGCCAAGGTGCTGGACGGCGGCCTGGGCCTGTCCGGCGACGAGGCCACCGGTGTCGCGGTCGTCCGCAAGGCGCTGCACGAGCCGCTGCGCTGGATCGCCCAGAACGCCGGCCTGGAGGGTTACGTCATCACCTCCAAGGTCTCCGAGCTGGAGCTGGGCCAGGGCTACAACGCGGCCACCGGCGAGTACGGCGACCTGGTGAAGGCCGGCGTCATCGACCCGGTCAAGGTCACCCGCTCCGCCCTGGAGAACGCCGCCTCGATCGCCTCCCTGCTTCTCACCACCGAGACCCTCGTGGTGGAGAAGAAGGAGGAGGAGGCCGACGCCGGTCACTCGCACGGCGGCCACGGCCACTCGCACTGA
- a CDS encoding response regulator transcription factor has protein sequence MTSVLVCDDSPLAREALRRAVATVPGVDRVTTATNGEEVLRRWVADRSDLVLMDVRMPGLGGVETVRRLLSADPGARIIMLTVAEDLDGVALAVAAGARGYLHKDASRAELRATVTQALADPTWRLAPRRLRSPDMGAAPTLTAREIQVLEGMSHGRSNAEIGRELFLSEDTVKTHARRLFKKLGASDRAHAVALGFRWGLVR, from the coding sequence ATGACTTCCGTTCTCGTTTGCGACGATTCCCCGCTCGCCCGCGAGGCGCTTCGCCGCGCGGTCGCGACCGTACCCGGTGTCGATCGGGTCACCACCGCGACGAACGGGGAGGAGGTCCTCCGCCGCTGGGTGGCCGACCGCTCCGATCTCGTCCTGATGGACGTCCGGATGCCCGGCCTCGGCGGGGTGGAGACGGTCCGGCGGCTGCTGTCCGCCGACCCCGGTGCCCGGATCATCATGCTCACCGTCGCCGAGGACCTCGACGGTGTCGCGCTCGCGGTCGCCGCGGGTGCCCGCGGTTACCTGCACAAGGACGCCTCGCGCGCCGAACTGCGGGCCACCGTGACCCAGGCCCTCGCCGACCCGACCTGGCGGCTCGCCCCCCGCCGGCTGCGCAGCCCCGACATGGGGGCGGCGCCGACCCTGACGGCACGTGAGATCCAGGTGCTGGAGGGCATGAGCCACGGCCGCAGCAATGCCGAGATCGGCCGTGAGCTGTTCCTCTCCGAGGACACCGTCAAGACCCACGCCCGGCGGCTGTTCAAGAAGCTCGGCGCCTCGGACCGCGCGCACGCGGTGGCCCTGGGCTTCCGGTGGGGCCTGGTCCGCTGA
- a CDS encoding LysR family transcriptional regulator: MIEARHLRVLRAVARTGSFSAAARELGCTQPAISQQMKALEKSVDTPLVVRSGRGMQLSEAGRVLLKHATGILAGLSAAEEEVAAIAGLRAGRVRLVSFPTASSTLVPPAVARLRGTHPGVRVSLVEAEPPESLAMLRGGECEVALAFRYPQTPGSTAAPLSAPAHGTPREARAEANLEAQQLSAGADWSDLVATPLLDDPLVGLLPAGHRLAGRGGPVELAELAQEQWIAGCPQCRGHLVELCAGAGFEPRIDFATDDYPAVVGLVAAGLGVAVLPGLALESVRPDGVATVAVHAASGAPAVRQVVALTLPDLAEVPAVALMLERLSGAAAGR, translated from the coding sequence ATGATCGAGGCCCGCCACCTGCGCGTCCTGCGTGCCGTCGCCCGCACCGGCTCCTTCTCCGCCGCCGCTCGTGAGCTGGGCTGCACCCAGCCCGCGATCAGTCAGCAGATGAAGGCGCTGGAGAAGTCCGTGGACACCCCGCTGGTGGTCCGTTCGGGCCGCGGGATGCAGCTCAGCGAGGCCGGCCGGGTGCTGCTCAAGCATGCCACCGGAATCCTCGCCGGGCTCTCCGCCGCGGAGGAGGAGGTCGCCGCGATCGCCGGACTGCGGGCCGGCCGGGTCCGGCTGGTGTCCTTCCCGACCGCCAGTTCCACCCTGGTGCCACCGGCCGTCGCCCGGCTGCGGGGCACCCATCCGGGGGTCCGCGTGTCGCTGGTCGAGGCGGAGCCGCCGGAATCGCTGGCGATGCTGCGCGGCGGCGAGTGCGAGGTCGCCCTCGCCTTCCGCTACCCGCAGACCCCCGGTTCCACCGCCGCGCCGCTGTCCGCGCCCGCGCACGGCACGCCGCGGGAGGCGCGCGCCGAGGCCAATCTGGAGGCCCAGCAGCTGAGCGCCGGTGCCGACTGGTCCGACCTGGTGGCGACTCCGCTGCTGGACGACCCGCTGGTCGGCCTGCTGCCGGCCGGGCACCGGCTGGCCGGGCGCGGCGGACCGGTGGAGCTGGCCGAGCTGGCGCAGGAGCAGTGGATCGCCGGCTGCCCGCAGTGCCGGGGCCACCTGGTGGAGCTGTGCGCCGGGGCCGGCTTCGAGCCGCGGATCGACTTCGCCACCGACGACTACCCGGCGGTGGTCGGGCTGGTGGCGGCCGGCCTCGGGGTGGCGGTACTGCCCGGGCTGGCGCTGGAGTCGGTGCGCCCGGACGGGGTGGCGACGGTGGCGGTGCACGCCGCCTCGGGGGCGCCGGCGGTGCGGCAGGTGGTCGCGCTGACCCTGCCGGACCTCGCCGAGGTACCGGCGGTGGCGCTGATGCTGGAGCGGCTGTCCGGGGCCGCGGCCGGCCGCTGA
- the groES gene encoding co-chaperone GroES, producing MTTSSKVAIKPLEDRIVVQPLDAETTTASGLVIPDTAKEKPQEGVVLAVGPGRFEDGQRLPLDVAVGDIVLYSKYGGTEVKYQGEEYLVLSARDVLAIIEK from the coding sequence GTGACCACCAGCAGCAAGGTTGCCATCAAGCCGCTCGAGGACCGCATTGTGGTCCAGCCGCTCGACGCCGAGACCACCACGGCCTCCGGCCTGGTTATCCCGGACACCGCCAAGGAGAAGCCCCAGGAGGGCGTCGTCCTGGCTGTCGGCCCGGGCCGCTTCGAGGACGGCCAGCGTCTGCCGCTCGACGTCGCCGTGGGTGACATCGTCCTGTACTCGAAGTACGGCGGCACCGAGGTGAAGTACCAGGGCGAGGAGTACCTGGTGCTCTCCGCGCGCGACGTTCTCGCCATCATCGAGAAGTAA
- a CDS encoding class I SAM-dependent methyltransferase — MENDDLRALLTERGQALLAELREFAPEEELALATRLRKEHPAELVSAAFGQARLRQRARAKFGADADLMYFTPNGVEQSTRREVAEWRAARFAGLGVKRLADLCCGIGGDVLALARAGIEVLAVDRDPAACAALAANAAALGLADLVEVRCADVAGVDVTGYDAVFTDPARRTARGRVFDPEAYAPPLSWAIEAGRRAPVGALKVAPGIPHEAVPEDAEAEWVSDHGDVKEAVLWFGTRAGHPHRATLLPQRAGLTGGDLPDPPAGPVGRYLYEPDGAVIRAHLVAEVAGLVNGRLIDPKIAYLTSDELVDTPYAHAFELTDVLPFHIKKLKALLRERKVGTVVIKKRGMAITPEELRRQLRPSGPNSVTVVLSRTDNGPLMMLGHPVTGPAAAVQAAGASM; from the coding sequence GTGGAGAACGACGACCTGCGGGCCCTGCTGACCGAGCGGGGCCAGGCCCTGCTCGCCGAACTGCGCGAGTTCGCGCCCGAGGAGGAGCTGGCACTCGCCACCCGGCTGCGCAAGGAGCACCCCGCCGAGCTGGTGTCGGCCGCCTTCGGGCAGGCCAGGCTGCGGCAGCGGGCCCGGGCCAAGTTCGGCGCCGACGCCGATCTCATGTACTTCACGCCCAACGGCGTCGAGCAGTCCACCCGGCGCGAGGTCGCCGAGTGGCGGGCCGCACGGTTCGCCGGGCTGGGGGTGAAGCGGCTGGCCGACCTCTGCTGCGGCATCGGCGGCGACGTGCTGGCCCTGGCCCGGGCCGGCATCGAGGTGCTCGCCGTCGACCGGGACCCGGCCGCCTGCGCCGCCCTCGCCGCCAACGCCGCCGCCCTGGGCCTGGCCGACCTGGTCGAGGTGCGCTGCGCGGACGTCGCCGGGGTCGACGTCACCGGCTACGACGCGGTCTTCACCGACCCCGCCCGGCGCACCGCGCGCGGCCGGGTCTTCGACCCCGAGGCGTACGCCCCGCCGCTCTCCTGGGCGATCGAGGCCGGCCGCCGGGCCCCCGTCGGCGCGCTCAAGGTGGCGCCCGGCATCCCGCACGAGGCCGTCCCGGAGGACGCCGAGGCCGAGTGGGTCTCGGACCACGGCGACGTCAAGGAGGCGGTGCTCTGGTTCGGCACCCGGGCCGGGCACCCGCACCGCGCCACCCTGCTGCCGCAGCGGGCCGGCCTCACCGGCGGAGATCTGCCCGACCCCCCGGCCGGACCGGTCGGCCGCTACCTGTACGAGCCGGACGGCGCCGTGATCCGCGCCCATCTGGTCGCCGAGGTGGCCGGGCTGGTGAACGGGCGGCTGATCGATCCGAAGATCGCCTACCTGACCTCCGACGAGCTGGTCGACACCCCGTACGCGCACGCCTTCGAGCTGACCGACGTCCTGCCGTTCCACATCAAGAAGCTCAAGGCGCTGCTGCGCGAGCGCAAGGTCGGCACGGTGGTGATCAAGAAGCGCGGAATGGCGATCACCCCGGAGGAACTGCGCCGCCAGCTGCGTCCCAGCGGTCCGAACTCCGTCACGGTGGTCCTCAGCCGCACCGACAACGGCCCGCTGATGATGCTCGGCCACCCCGTCACCGGACCGGCCGCGGCCGTTCAGGCGGCCGGCGCCTCGATGTAG